A DNA window from Neochlamydia sp. AcF84 contains the following coding sequences:
- a CDS encoding aromatic amino acid transport family protein produces the protein MPTLHNKFSTLSGILLVSGTCIGAGMLALPVVTGFSGFLPAMAVNLICWIFMLITGLLFLEATLWMKEEANVLSMAARFFGPYGKWIAGAAFLFLYYCLEVSYIAGGTPLFISQVESLGFHLTGYKGYIAFASLFGFIVFLGSQVIDRVNLILMIALVFSYFLLIGLGSTEVQISFLTRRNWNAFLLAMPTLFSAYGYHNIIPSLTTLMHRNVHQLRKAIVIGTSLPFIIYTLWQWMIIGTIPESQIAKAVAEGIPVTQLLHTITGHPWIGFLATYFGYFALITSFLGVSLSMVDFLADGIAAKSQGWTRILLCLIVFIPPAIFAGSYPGIFLEALGIAGGFGEAILNGLLPIGMVWLGRYRFHLPTQEQVRGGKPLLLALLAFTLLIIALETYHLVRG, from the coding sequence ATGCCTACCCTACATAACAAATTCAGCACTCTTAGTGGAATATTACTTGTTTCAGGCACTTGCATTGGGGCAGGCATGCTTGCCCTCCCTGTTGTGACTGGCTTTTCAGGATTTTTACCAGCTATGGCAGTCAATCTTATCTGTTGGATATTTATGCTAATCACTGGCCTGCTTTTTTTGGAAGCCACGCTCTGGATGAAAGAGGAGGCAAACGTATTATCTATGGCGGCACGCTTTTTTGGACCTTATGGTAAGTGGATAGCAGGCGCAGCTTTTCTCTTTCTTTATTATTGCTTGGAGGTCTCTTACATTGCTGGCGGTACTCCTCTTTTCATCTCCCAAGTCGAAAGCTTGGGCTTTCATCTCACCGGTTATAAAGGCTACATAGCGTTTGCTAGCCTTTTTGGTTTCATTGTTTTCTTAGGCTCTCAAGTCATAGACCGGGTAAATTTAATTCTTATGATAGCGCTTGTTTTCTCTTACTTTTTGCTCATAGGATTAGGAAGTACCGAAGTACAAATAAGCTTCCTTACTCGGAGAAATTGGAACGCATTTTTATTAGCAATGCCTACCCTTTTTAGCGCTTATGGCTACCATAATATTATACCTTCTTTAACCACCCTTATGCATCGTAATGTGCACCAACTACGGAAGGCTATTGTGATAGGCACTAGCCTACCCTTTATTATCTATACCTTATGGCAATGGATGATTATTGGAACAATTCCTGAATCGCAAATAGCTAAGGCGGTCGCTGAAGGAATCCCTGTTACTCAACTTCTCCATACCATTACAGGACACCCTTGGATTGGCTTTCTAGCTACCTACTTTGGATATTTTGCTCTGATTACCTCTTTTTTAGGGGTCTCTCTTTCTATGGTAGATTTTTTAGCCGATGGAATTGCGGCAAAAAGCCAAGGATGGACGCGTATACTTCTTTGCTTAATAGTTTTTATCCCTCCTGCTATCTTTGCTGGCAGCTATCCCGGAATATTTTTAGAGGCTTTAGGAATTGCGGGTGGCTTTGGGGAAGCGATCCTTAATGGGCTGCTTCCTATTGGCATGGTCTGGCTCGGTCGCTACAGATTTCACCTACCCACGCAAGAACAGGTGAGAGGTGGCAAACCTTTGTTATTAGCTTTATTAGCATTCACATTATTGATCATTGCTCTAGAAACTTACCATCTGGTGAGAGGCTAA
- a CDS encoding glycosyltransferase has protein sequence MKSVGVVVLTLNAEKHLVRCLSPIMQSSLSPKILVVDSSSKDQTRSLAYSLGVEVLSIPQATFNHGKTRELARKHLGTDLVVMLTPDAYAVNPQVLEKLIEPILQGKASIAYARQIPHEGADFFESFPRHYNYPARSEIRSIADRRRYGSYTFFCSDSCAAYLNSALDEIKGFHPVLLGEDTLATAQLLKIGHKIAYVAEAEVRHSHRYSLRQEFCRYFDTGLMRKKYENILNCAEGDRMRGNHYAACMLKQLYQEKPLLLPYALMHIGAKWAGYRLGQASINAPLWWKKALSSQKYYWKKITTS, from the coding sequence ATGAAATCAGTGGGCGTAGTCGTTCTAACATTAAATGCTGAAAAGCATCTGGTACGCTGTCTTAGTCCTATCATGCAGTCTTCGTTAAGCCCAAAAATCCTTGTAGTAGATTCGTCCTCGAAGGATCAAACCAGATCGCTTGCTTATTCATTAGGTGTAGAAGTTTTATCAATCCCACAAGCAACTTTCAACCATGGTAAAACCCGCGAGTTAGCAAGGAAACACCTAGGCACCGATTTGGTAGTCATGTTAACCCCTGATGCCTATGCGGTAAATCCGCAAGTTTTAGAAAAATTGATTGAACCCATTTTACAAGGCAAAGCATCGATTGCCTATGCTAGGCAAATTCCCCATGAAGGAGCTGACTTTTTTGAATCTTTTCCTCGGCATTACAATTATCCTGCTCGAAGTGAAATTCGAAGTATTGCTGATAGGCGTCGTTATGGCTCCTATACATTTTTTTGTTCCGATTCATGTGCTGCGTACTTAAACAGCGCTTTAGATGAAATTAAGGGCTTTCATCCCGTTCTTTTAGGGGAAGATACTTTAGCGACTGCTCAGCTTTTAAAAATAGGACATAAAATTGCTTATGTAGCAGAGGCGGAAGTGAGGCACTCTCATCGCTATAGTTTACGCCAAGAATTCTGTCGATATTTCGATACAGGATTGATGCGAAAAAAATATGAAAATATTTTAAATTGCGCAGAAGGCGATCGAATGAGAGGCAATCACTATGCTGCATGCATGCTCAAGCAACTATATCAAGAAAAACCTTTATTGCTCCCTTATGCTTTAATGCATATAGGTGCTAAATGGGCAGGATATCGCTTAGGACAGGCTAGCATTAATGCTCCCTTGTGGTGGAAAAAAGCTTTAAGTAGCCAAAAGTATTACTGGAAAAAAATTACTACCTCTTAA
- a CDS encoding polysaccharide biosynthesis/export family protein encodes MPLSKKKKKVKINFLFSPFVLLNLSLLIIFASCSTANFDYPIMGPDEFVIDSYRIRQGKLAILELEGVELGELAEEDMLEYRDVIAEDDILNIAVYHPTRKDLMQSIQFINESTGGFKVYQGKIDVPDLPPLEVKGLTLEEAREELQRAFRDQIQDIEVYVNYRDRLQRRVELIGLVSIPTVPVDGKMRLYEVLARSHIPPGANLFKSYVMREGRQLPIDLHRLINEGDMNQNIVMRGGDKIFIAAPSDATVMVMGEVRAPRPINVPYGFISLREALVTAGGIPFTGNGNCIHVIRGNMLCPKVYLVSLDHIVHLPNDSLLLMPGDTVYVAEKPLTQWNRFIEQLIPSFTGLQAGYGTYQLIND; translated from the coding sequence ATGCCTTTAAGCAAGAAAAAAAAGAAAGTAAAGATTAATTTTTTATTTTCACCTTTTGTTTTACTAAATCTATCTCTCCTTATAATTTTTGCTTCTTGCTCAACTGCTAATTTTGATTATCCTATTATGGGACCTGACGAATTTGTGATAGACTCTTATCGCATACGTCAAGGAAAGCTAGCTATCTTGGAGCTTGAGGGAGTAGAGCTTGGAGAGCTAGCAGAAGAGGATATGTTAGAGTATCGCGATGTGATCGCTGAAGATGATATTTTAAACATCGCTGTTTATCACCCCACGCGTAAAGATTTAATGCAGTCTATTCAGTTTATCAATGAGTCAACGGGTGGATTTAAAGTCTATCAAGGAAAAATAGATGTGCCAGATTTACCTCCCCTTGAAGTCAAAGGGCTCACTTTAGAGGAAGCTCGTGAGGAATTACAAAGAGCTTTTAGAGACCAAATTCAGGATATAGAAGTTTATGTCAATTACCGGGATCGCCTACAACGCCGTGTAGAGTTAATAGGTTTAGTTTCTATTCCTACAGTACCGGTGGATGGAAAAATGCGTCTTTATGAAGTGCTTGCCAGATCTCATATTCCGCCAGGCGCTAACTTATTTAAAAGTTATGTAATGCGCGAAGGACGTCAATTGCCTATTGATTTGCATAGGTTAATCAATGAAGGGGATATGAACCAGAACATTGTAATGCGTGGAGGGGATAAAATCTTTATTGCTGCTCCTTCGGATGCTACAGTTATGGTGATGGGAGAGGTGCGGGCTCCTCGCCCAATCAATGTTCCCTACGGCTTTATTTCTCTACGTGAAGCTTTAGTAACGGCCGGAGGTATTCCTTTTACGGGCAATGGCAATTGTATCCATGTGATCCGTGGAAATATGCTTTGTCCTAAAGTTTACCTAGTCTCTTTAGATCACATTGTGCATTTGCCTAACGATAGCCTATTATTGATGCCTGGGGATACTGTCTATGTAGCCGAAAAGCCTTTGACGCAATGGAACAGATTTATTGAGCAGTTGATTCCTAGCTTTACTGGCCTTCAAGCAGGATATGGAACATATCAGTTAATTAACGATTAA
- the queF gene encoding NADPH-dependent 7-cyano-7-deazaguanine reductase QueF (Catalyzes the NADPH-dependent reduction of 7-cyano-7-deazaguanine (preQ0) to 7-aminomethyl-7-deazaguanine (preQ1) in queuosine biosynthesis) — protein sequence MKDETLINSPLGKQTFYVTVYDPSLLCPLPRDKQRQALGIADVNLPFQGYDVWNAYELSWLNVKGKPLLAIGEFFFPCQSPYIVESKSFKLYLNSFHQTTFANLEDVQAILEKDLTKCVGQPVKVNLIQSKDYASLCFKNLPGFCLDNLDIETNLYAVDPSILEHAAELVEEEFYSNLLKSNCPVTKQPDWASLYIHYIGPKINKEALLKYIISFRSHYEFGEHCIERIFMDVQKHCRCHKLTIYGRYTRRGGIDLNPFRSNFESSLRNIRDYRQ from the coding sequence ATGAAGGATGAAACTCTTATCAATTCACCGCTAGGAAAACAGACCTTTTATGTGACTGTATATGATCCTAGCTTACTATGCCCTTTACCTAGAGATAAACAACGCCAAGCCCTTGGGATCGCCGATGTAAATTTACCTTTTCAAGGCTACGATGTTTGGAATGCTTATGAGTTGTCATGGCTTAACGTAAAAGGAAAACCTCTCCTAGCGATAGGAGAATTTTTCTTTCCTTGCCAATCCCCTTATATTGTAGAATCTAAATCCTTTAAGCTTTATTTGAACTCTTTCCATCAAACCACTTTTGCCAATCTTGAAGATGTTCAGGCCATCTTAGAAAAAGATTTAACAAAATGTGTGGGCCAGCCAGTAAAAGTTAACCTTATTCAATCTAAAGATTATGCAAGCCTTTGCTTTAAAAACCTCCCGGGGTTTTGCTTAGACAACTTAGATATTGAAACCAATCTTTATGCAGTCGATCCCTCCATTCTTGAACATGCAGCAGAACTTGTGGAGGAAGAATTTTATTCTAATCTTTTAAAATCTAATTGCCCGGTTACTAAACAACCTGACTGGGCAAGCCTTTACATTCATTATATAGGGCCTAAAATTAACAAAGAGGCCCTTCTTAAATATATTATCTCCTTTCGCAGCCACTACGAATTTGGAGAGCATTGTATTGAACGTATTTTCATGGATGTGCAAAAACATTGTCGCTGTCATAAGTTAACAATTTATGGCCGGTACACAAGACGAGGGGGCATAGATTTAAATCCCTTTCGTTCAAATTTTGAAAGCTCCTTAAGAAATATCCGGGACTATCGCCAATAA
- a CDS encoding penicillin-binding transpeptidase domain-containing protein has product MARHIHSSSRRAKSNLNIPEKANKILNLIFIALVVIILRIWYLAVIQYEVKLEEALKPQRKTVIEPSKRATIRDRFNYPLALNKISYRAAIIYSQLRQIPSIRWEKDAQGNKKKKFKRKEYITQLAQLLGEELHLDPLRLEDLIHAKSSFYGQIPFVIKEDLTEKEYYRLKMLEKDWLGIHVQKVPKRHYPKGRVAADIIGYMGAINRQEYDKIMLEIKVLEAYIQGSDAGDEIPLPSGIDNLAQARQRLQDLLDHAYTINDYVGKAGVEGSFENNLRGYHGKKSYYSDSRGNFLRELSGSHEPVAGQRILLTISAELQEYAEQLLIQNERIRETRLSKYLSKPTKQPWIKGGAIVALDPQSGEVLALASYPRTDPNDFIPAANPEVAKKKMASIIRWFESENYVAEMWDQKRPLEREFYQEEAKEFYEDTLMIDWNNYLKLILKADTPIMQAIQGVDSVQKAVSIQQAIDQLIELSGTCNIYLLLKLLYGEDGIHVQKEKISLQAKMAIENNLKVHADSVEQQKKILDPYFSALLLHYDKILLMDLCRLAVCSDRFSPQLLAAKGHQSLEDYKNSSAAYISLQETAQKMAKELFHEQHFLPWRQENEKLFLKEKRAEEKAHHQYPKPYIDYFDRQEKEMFNSFWNEHQGDLLLAFLTGRISPHVSVEIIPYLNHFLTWHNELQAGAHAALPWKNAFFNLSFVLKGLDDGLAKDYLRTFRSFHHLDRPLLGYYRYLNKTNGKQIEKDLARAFYPLRGYGYGRSQAYRQAATQGSIFKLITSYEALKQRYHHLNNDKLSPSSLNPLIMVDQIFKKGRDTFVGYHQDGTPIPQYYKGGRMLKSHAKNIGKIDLIRAIETSSNPYFSILAAEYLSSPEDLSRAALDFSYGTRTGIDLPGEIAGKVPNDLITNRTGLYAMANGQHTLVVTPLQAGIMLSAIANKGHVLKPKIVSLTAGYRSQAQSKQPLEAACLDHSQIVKKAPTFVQRNLFMPDIIRNILLIGMHKVVLKQLSEGLTSLSRLYREYPEAIADYLELKDEMVGKTSTAESMENIDLDFYEGTNLYTHVWFGGIAFNQKIPNDSHALLYLDRWGNPELVVVVYLKYGAWGKESAPLGAQMVRKWREIKARHEAHR; this is encoded by the coding sequence ATGGCAAGACATATACATTCCTCTTCTCGCAGAGCAAAAAGCAATCTTAATATACCCGAAAAGGCTAATAAAATCCTTAATCTGATTTTTATCGCCTTGGTTGTAATTATCCTGCGCATTTGGTACCTGGCTGTTATTCAATATGAGGTCAAATTAGAGGAGGCCCTTAAGCCTCAACGCAAGACTGTCATTGAACCCTCTAAAAGAGCTACTATTCGCGACCGCTTCAACTATCCCTTAGCTCTGAATAAAATTTCTTATCGGGCTGCTATCATCTACTCTCAGCTGCGCCAGATTCCTTCTATTAGATGGGAAAAGGATGCTCAAGGAAATAAAAAAAAGAAATTTAAACGTAAAGAGTATATTACACAGCTGGCCCAGCTACTAGGAGAAGAGCTTCACTTAGATCCTCTAAGGCTTGAAGACCTTATTCATGCTAAAAGCTCATTTTATGGGCAGATACCTTTCGTAATTAAAGAAGATCTTACCGAAAAAGAATATTATCGCTTGAAAATGCTTGAAAAAGACTGGTTAGGTATTCATGTGCAAAAAGTACCTAAGCGCCACTATCCTAAAGGGCGTGTAGCGGCGGATATCATTGGCTATATGGGGGCGATCAACCGTCAGGAATATGATAAGATCATGCTGGAGATCAAAGTACTAGAAGCATACATTCAAGGTAGTGATGCAGGTGACGAAATACCTCTTCCCTCCGGTATTGACAATTTAGCTCAAGCCCGCCAGCGCCTTCAAGATCTCCTCGATCATGCTTATACGATTAATGACTATGTAGGGAAAGCAGGTGTTGAAGGCAGCTTTGAAAATAATCTAAGAGGCTATCATGGCAAGAAAAGTTATTACTCTGATTCTCGTGGCAATTTCTTAAGAGAATTATCAGGCTCGCATGAGCCTGTAGCAGGACAGCGTATCCTTCTTACGATTTCGGCTGAGCTGCAGGAATATGCAGAACAACTTCTCATTCAAAATGAGCGCATTCGCGAAACGCGTTTATCAAAATACCTTTCCAAGCCTACCAAGCAACCATGGATTAAAGGGGGGGCTATAGTAGCATTAGATCCCCAATCAGGAGAAGTTCTTGCTTTGGCCTCTTACCCCCGCACAGATCCTAACGATTTTATTCCCGCTGCTAATCCCGAGGTGGCAAAAAAGAAAATGGCCAGCATCATTCGCTGGTTTGAAAGTGAGAATTATGTAGCTGAAATGTGGGATCAAAAACGCCCGTTAGAAAGAGAATTTTATCAGGAGGAAGCTAAAGAATTTTATGAAGATACTTTAATGATTGATTGGAATAATTATTTAAAACTTATACTAAAAGCCGATACTCCAATCATGCAGGCCATCCAAGGGGTGGATAGCGTGCAAAAAGCGGTAAGCATCCAACAAGCTATCGATCAGTTAATTGAATTAAGTGGCACCTGTAATATCTATCTGCTGTTAAAGTTACTGTATGGCGAAGATGGAATTCACGTCCAAAAAGAAAAAATTTCCCTTCAAGCAAAAATGGCGATTGAAAATAATCTAAAAGTACATGCCGACAGTGTTGAGCAGCAAAAAAAAATATTAGATCCCTATTTTTCTGCTTTATTATTACATTATGATAAGATCTTACTTATGGATCTATGCCGCCTTGCCGTCTGCAGCGATCGCTTTTCTCCCCAGCTCCTTGCTGCAAAAGGACACCAATCGCTTGAGGATTATAAAAATTCTTCCGCTGCCTACATTTCTTTACAAGAAACAGCGCAAAAGATGGCTAAGGAATTATTTCATGAACAACATTTCCTACCCTGGCGCCAAGAAAATGAAAAGCTTTTTTTAAAAGAAAAACGGGCAGAAGAAAAAGCTCATCATCAATACCCCAAGCCTTATATAGACTATTTTGATAGGCAAGAAAAAGAGATGTTTAATTCATTTTGGAATGAGCATCAAGGGGACTTACTTTTAGCCTTTTTGACGGGTCGCATTTCACCTCATGTATCGGTAGAAATTATACCCTATCTTAATCATTTCTTAACCTGGCATAACGAACTGCAAGCAGGTGCTCATGCGGCGCTTCCTTGGAAAAATGCCTTTTTTAATTTATCTTTTGTTTTGAAAGGATTAGATGATGGGTTGGCGAAAGATTACTTGCGTACTTTTCGCAGCTTTCACCATCTGGATAGACCCTTACTTGGATATTATCGTTACCTCAACAAAACTAATGGAAAGCAAATAGAAAAAGATCTTGCTCGTGCTTTTTATCCTCTACGGGGATATGGTTACGGGCGTTCTCAAGCCTATAGGCAAGCTGCAACGCAGGGCTCTATTTTCAAGTTAATTACCTCTTATGAAGCGTTAAAGCAACGCTATCATCATCTGAACAATGATAAGCTCTCCCCAAGCAGCCTCAATCCTTTGATTATGGTCGACCAGATCTTTAAAAAAGGTAGGGATACTTTTGTAGGTTATCATCAAGATGGCACTCCTATTCCTCAATATTACAAGGGGGGCCGTATGCTTAAAAGCCATGCAAAAAACATTGGTAAAATTGATCTGATTCGGGCAATTGAAACCTCTAGTAATCCTTATTTTTCTATTCTAGCTGCAGAGTATTTAAGCTCTCCGGAGGATCTTTCGCGGGCAGCTTTAGATTTCTCTTATGGCACCCGCACAGGTATAGACTTGCCTGGTGAAATTGCAGGAAAAGTTCCTAATGATCTTATAACTAATCGTACAGGCCTTTATGCTATGGCTAATGGTCAACATACTTTAGTCGTTACTCCCCTGCAGGCTGGCATCATGCTGTCTGCGATAGCTAATAAAGGACATGTTTTGAAGCCCAAGATAGTTTCTTTAACAGCCGGATACCGTTCACAAGCACAGAGTAAACAGCCCCTTGAAGCTGCCTGCCTTGATCACTCCCAAATCGTGAAAAAAGCTCCTACCTTCGTTCAAAGAAACCTGTTTATGCCTGATATTATTCGCAATATTTTGCTTATTGGAATGCATAAAGTAGTTTTAAAACAATTATCTGAGGGATTGACTAGCCTTTCCCGCTTATATCGTGAGTATCCTGAGGCTATTGCCGATTATCTTGAGCTCAAAGACGAAATGGTTGGAAAAACCAGCACAGCTGAATCCATGGAGAATATTGACTTAGACTTTTACGAGGGGACAAACCTTTATACTCACGTCTGGTTTGGAGGCATTGCTTTTAATCAAAAAATACCTAACGATTCGCATGCTCTCCTCTATCTGGATCGCTGGGGCAATCCTGAATTGGTGGTCGTGGTCTACCTAAAATATGGCGCCTGGGGAAAAGAATCGGCTCCTTTAGGAGCTCAAATGGTGCGAAAATGGCGAGAAATCAAAGCTCGTCATGAAGCTCATCGCTAA
- the rpsB gene encoding 30S ribosomal protein S2, giving the protein MATQQQVNVTIKDLLEAGAHFGHQTRRWNPKMKRFIFEARNGLYIIDLAKTLQQIRLATEVVKEVVAKHRSILFVGTKKQAKVVVRELAEQAGEFYVCERWLGGMLTNMSTIRQSIKKLERIEKRITSGGEGLTKKELSLLNKDYLKLNGNLSGIRGMRKLPGLVIVVDPSKEHIAVAEANKLGIPVMGLVDTNCNPDPIEYVIACNDDALKSVKLIIQALAHAIIEKKNEMQIAFGKGDVREDEENEEGVSGKYDEKDEADEKASAISEV; this is encoded by the coding sequence TTGGCAACACAACAACAAGTTAATGTTACTATTAAAGATCTTCTAGAGGCTGGTGCTCACTTTGGTCACCAAACCCGTCGATGGAATCCAAAAATGAAACGTTTCATTTTTGAAGCGCGCAATGGATTATACATCATAGATTTAGCTAAAACACTTCAACAAATAAGATTGGCTACAGAAGTAGTTAAAGAGGTGGTCGCAAAACATCGTTCCATTCTATTTGTGGGGACAAAAAAACAAGCGAAAGTAGTCGTACGTGAGCTAGCTGAGCAAGCGGGAGAATTTTATGTTTGCGAAAGGTGGCTAGGTGGTATGTTAACTAATATGTCAACGATCCGTCAATCCATTAAAAAGCTTGAACGTATTGAAAAACGTATTACTTCTGGTGGAGAAGGGTTAACAAAGAAAGAGCTTTCTTTGCTAAATAAGGACTACTTGAAACTCAATGGCAATCTCTCAGGAATAAGAGGGATGCGTAAGCTACCAGGCCTGGTGATCGTAGTAGATCCAAGTAAAGAACATATCGCTGTAGCTGAAGCTAACAAATTAGGCATTCCTGTGATGGGCTTAGTGGATACAAACTGTAATCCTGACCCTATCGAATATGTCATTGCCTGTAATGACGATGCTCTTAAAAGCGTTAAACTTATCATCCAAGCATTAGCTCATGCTATTATAGAAAAGAAAAATGAAATGCAAATTGCATTCGGCAAAGGCGATGTAAGAGAAGATGAGGAAAACGAAGAAGGTGTAAGCGGCAAATATGATGAAAAAGATGAGGCCGATGAAAAAGCTTCTGCAATTTCGGAGGTTTAA
- the tsf gene encoding translation elongation factor Ts encodes MSKMPITATMIKELRERTGVGMGKCKEALEEAHGDMELAISNLRKAGIASAVKKEGRTTNEGMIGFFENDKTAAIVEVNSETDFVAKNERFKEFLENIAAEIAKTHPASLEAFLAQPYSKDTSISIDQYRATVVQTIGENIQIKRLFTTAKSPSKSIGIYSHLGGKVVTMVEIEGSDAEQSLAKDIAMHVAAAHPEFLSPEKVPPELINNEKEIAKSQIKNKPENFIDKIVEGKLNAYYESVCLTKQKFIRDDSKSIAQIVEDRAKQSGKPLQLTNFLRWTVGQ; translated from the coding sequence ATGTCCAAGATGCCTATTACTGCTACAATGATTAAAGAACTGCGCGAGAGAACCGGCGTAGGGATGGGAAAATGTAAGGAAGCTTTGGAAGAGGCTCATGGGGATATGGAGCTTGCTATTTCAAATCTCCGTAAAGCAGGCATTGCTTCTGCTGTTAAAAAGGAAGGTCGTACCACTAATGAAGGGATGATTGGCTTTTTTGAAAATGACAAGACTGCTGCTATTGTTGAAGTTAATTCAGAGACAGACTTTGTAGCCAAAAACGAGCGTTTTAAAGAGTTTTTGGAAAACATTGCTGCAGAAATTGCTAAAACCCATCCTGCTTCTTTAGAAGCATTTCTTGCGCAGCCTTATTCTAAAGATACTTCCATATCTATCGACCAATATCGTGCAACAGTCGTCCAAACGATTGGCGAAAATATCCAGATTAAACGCTTGTTTACAACTGCAAAGTCTCCATCTAAATCGATTGGTATTTATTCTCACCTTGGTGGTAAGGTCGTTACAATGGTTGAGATAGAAGGCTCGGATGCGGAACAATCTTTAGCTAAAGATATCGCTATGCATGTAGCGGCTGCTCATCCAGAATTTCTTTCTCCTGAAAAAGTTCCCCCAGAGCTTATAAACAATGAGAAAGAGATTGCAAAAAGCCAGATCAAAAACAAGCCAGAGAATTTTATCGATAAGATTGTGGAAGGTAAGCTCAATGCCTACTATGAAAGTGTATGCTTAACCAAGCAAAAATTCATTAGGGATGATAGCAAATCGATTGCCCAGATCGTTGAAGATCGAGCCAAGCAAAGCGGCAAGCCTCTTCAATTGACTAACTTCTTGCGTTGGACTGTGGGTCAATAG
- a CDS encoding DMT family transporter: MTPIKRSLLILALTLMWSPCFLLIKLALVDFNPATIVFLRVSLASLIFWIALRLQGGSLPKSLTFWKHSAFMAIFSSGLPSFLFCYAETSIESALAAILNGCSPMFTAILAHLFLPNDRMSIHKLIGILISFCGILLLFSPNIAQGMDGDFIGMSAALIGAFCYAISHVYAKKFIAGQPRFVAPTAQLFMTAWMMLPFVLGSIETKSTFIFPSLTSILAILGLTLLGTYLAFLIYYYLLEHCGPTAISMVSCFFPAVGMLLGYLFLNEALTAGGIFSAGLILLGMLIVNEVISFKWRRPRFFQQEA; the protein is encoded by the coding sequence ATGACACCTATCAAGCGATCGCTTTTAATACTGGCTCTGACATTGATGTGGAGCCCTTGTTTCCTCTTGATAAAACTTGCGTTGGTTGATTTTAATCCTGCCACTATTGTTTTTCTGCGAGTTAGCCTAGCTAGCTTAATATTTTGGATAGCTTTACGCTTACAGGGAGGATCTTTACCAAAAAGCCTTACTTTTTGGAAACATTCAGCTTTTATGGCCATATTCTCTTCGGGACTTCCTTCCTTCTTATTTTGTTATGCTGAGACCTCTATAGAAAGCGCTCTTGCAGCAATACTCAATGGCTGTTCACCCATGTTTACAGCCATTTTGGCTCATTTGTTTTTACCAAATGATAGAATGTCTATTCATAAACTCATAGGAATTTTAATAAGCTTTTGTGGAATTTTATTACTATTTTCCCCTAACATTGCTCAAGGCATGGATGGAGATTTTATAGGTATGTCTGCTGCTTTAATAGGTGCTTTTTGTTATGCTATTAGCCATGTGTATGCTAAAAAGTTTATTGCTGGGCAACCTCGTTTTGTAGCTCCAACAGCCCAATTATTCATGACAGCATGGATGATGTTACCTTTTGTTTTAGGTTCTATAGAGACAAAATCTACTTTTATCTTTCCCTCATTAACTAGCATACTAGCTATTCTAGGGTTAACTTTGCTAGGTACATATTTAGCTTTTTTGATTTATTACTATCTTTTAGAGCACTGCGGTCCCACAGCTATATCAATGGTTTCTTGTTTCTTTCCTGCGGTAGGCATGTTATTAGGCTATTTATTTCTTAACGAAGCTTTAACGGCAGGCGGCATTTTTTCAGCAGGTTTAATCCTTTTAGGCATGTTGATTGTCAATGAAGTCATTAGCTTTAAATGGCGGCGTCCAAGATTTTTTCAGCAAGAAGCTTAA